The following proteins come from a genomic window of Limosilactobacillus reuteri:
- a CDS encoding YkuJ family protein: MKESELLVIIRRLIAMQNDDSRDRQKRTFEKFGIPLCDVTYIHSREEFIFVRYRPYERFRFDDIDLVAIEVFNCLYDLENTF, translated from the coding sequence GTGAAAGAATCAGAATTATTAGTGATTATTAGACGTTTGATTGCGATGCAAAACGATGATTCAAGAGATCGGCAGAAACGGACATTTGAAAAATTTGGTATTCCATTATGTGATGTAACTTATATCCATAGTAGGGAAGAATTTATCTTCGTTCGATATCGCCCTTATGAACGTTTTCGCTTTGATGATATTGACCTAGTTGCTATTGAAGTTTTTAACTGTTTGTATGACCTTGAGAATACTTTTTAA